A window of the Synergistaceae bacterium genome harbors these coding sequences:
- a CDS encoding S26 family signal peptidase — protein MLPLLREGKDLFFIEKKGAERCKVGDVVLYRRKRQYVLHRIIEVRPKDYVILGDNCAIKEYGIKDSDILAVMTSFIRNGREHSVNELAYRIYSFVWLRSAPIRIYLRQRIIPMIKRLIRR, from the coding sequence ATGCTGCCGTTACTGCGTGAGGGCAAAGATTTATTTTTCATCGAGAAGAAAGGCGCGGAACGCTGCAAAGTTGGGGACGTAGTTTTGTATCGCCGAAAGCGTCAGTATGTACTGCACCGAATAATCGAGGTTAGGCCGAAAGATTATGTAATACTAGGCGACAACTGCGCGATTAAGGAATACGGGATCAAGGACAGCGATATTTTAGCGGTGATGACATCTTTTATTCGCAACGGCAGAGAACACAGTGTGAATGAACTTGCGTACAGGATATATTCATTTGTGTGGCTGAGAAGTGCGCCGATCAGAATATACCTGAGACAGAGAATAATTCCCATGATAAAAAGGCTGATACGGAGATGA
- a CDS encoding PqqD family protein, whose translation MKDEFLTHTSGGEAYLVPSGNLAFRGLVKGNETLGEVIGFLKTDTTETQIVKNLRKKYDAPAGTIEFDVRKAVEVLRSVGALIE comes from the coding sequence TTGAAAGACGAATTTTTAACCCACACGAGCGGCGGTGAAGCGTATTTAGTGCCGTCAGGGAATTTAGCATTTCGTGGATTAGTGAAGGGTAATGAAACGCTCGGAGAAGTCATTGGATTTTTGAAGACGGACACGACGGAAACTCAAATCGTGAAAAACCTGCGTAAAAAATATGACGCGCCAGCCGGGACAATAGAATTTGACGTGAGAAAAGCAGTTGAAGTATTGCGTAGCGTGGGAGCATTAATTGAGTAG
- a CDS encoding nucleotidyltransferase family protein, with product MAEKCADQNIPETENNSHDKKADTEMKIAETVIYLASCAVNGTKPETAKIAGMDLDLLFSFASYHMLSAVVAMALERAGCKDGRLKNAISFSVRKATFFEAANHSVLKSLNEAGIWYMPLKGAVLKNYYPRFGMREMSDYDILFDVARADDVRRIMKGLGFTVEIFGTGNHDVYYKKPLCNFEMHRELFSVAFDERIYDYYADVKSRLIKDEGDNSGNHFSPEDFYVYMTAHEYKHYSAGGTGLRSLLDMYVFLKHFEGMLDFDYISEEIKKLGISYFEKTNRSLAVNLFGCHELMEDDREMFKYILNSGAYGTLENSVSNKVKRFGGGTMAKMKFMLLRIFPPIYHSYLLYPFLIIYRLIKALTWRWRETLQEVKILFRSK from the coding sequence GTGGCTGAGAAGTGCGCCGATCAGAATATACCTGAGACAGAGAATAATTCCCATGATAAAAAGGCTGATACGGAGATGAAAATAGCAGAGACAGTAATCTATCTAGCCTCATGCGCTGTGAATGGGACTAAGCCGGAGACAGCTAAAATAGCGGGAATGGATTTAGATTTGTTGTTCTCGTTTGCCTCGTATCACATGCTGAGTGCTGTTGTAGCTATGGCACTGGAGAGAGCTGGCTGTAAAGATGGACGCTTGAAGAATGCAATTTCTTTTTCAGTGAGGAAGGCCACATTTTTTGAAGCAGCGAATCATTCCGTATTGAAAAGTCTTAATGAAGCTGGTATCTGGTACATGCCGCTGAAAGGAGCAGTGCTGAAGAATTATTATCCTCGTTTCGGAATGCGTGAGATGTCTGATTACGATATTTTATTTGACGTAGCGCGGGCTGATGATGTGAGAAGGATCATGAAGGGACTAGGCTTCACGGTTGAGATTTTTGGAACAGGCAATCACGATGTATATTACAAGAAGCCGTTATGCAACTTTGAAATGCACCGGGAGTTATTCAGTGTTGCCTTTGATGAAAGGATATATGATTACTATGCTGACGTAAAAAGCCGCCTTATAAAGGATGAAGGGGACAACAGCGGTAATCATTTCAGCCCTGAAGATTTTTACGTGTACATGACGGCGCACGAGTACAAACATTATTCAGCCGGAGGAACAGGATTACGCTCACTGCTTGATATGTATGTGTTCCTGAAGCATTTTGAAGGAATGCTTGATTTTGACTATATTTCGGAGGAAATAAAGAAGCTGGGAATTTCGTATTTCGAGAAGACGAACCGCTCACTAGCTGTAAATCTTTTCGGTTGTCATGAACTAATGGAAGACGATCGAGAAATGTTCAAATACATTCTGAACTCAGGAGCTTACGGAACATTGGAGAATAGTGTCAGCAACAAAGTAAAAAGATTTGGCGGTGGAACTATGGCAAAAATGAAATTTATGCTTTTAAGAATTTTTCCGCCTATTTATCACTCTTACTTGTTGTATCCTTTTCTGATAATATACCGTCTAATTAAAGCATTAACTTGGAGATGGCGGGAAACATTGCAAGAGGTAAAAATATTATTTCGCTCAAAATGA